A single genomic interval of Plantibacter sp. Leaf314 harbors:
- a CDS encoding Lrp/AsnC family transcriptional regulator, producing MTDDASLSFDRTDRTILDVLQVDGRTTMTDLARLVHLSQPAVSARVRKFERAGYITGYGARVSPQRLGLTTHAVVRLRTTHAQIQSSLAEFDELPEIHRIYRVTGEDCFVLDVHASSPERLEQIIDAIGRFGPVSTALVLREYPAHPIVSP from the coding sequence ATGACGGACGATGCTTCGCTTTCCTTCGATCGCACGGATCGGACGATCCTCGACGTGCTCCAGGTCGACGGGCGTACCACGATGACCGACCTGGCCCGGCTCGTGCACCTGTCTCAGCCGGCCGTCTCGGCGCGGGTCCGCAAGTTCGAGCGTGCCGGCTACATCACCGGCTACGGAGCTCGGGTGTCGCCGCAGAGGCTCGGGCTCACGACGCACGCCGTCGTCCGACTCCGGACGACCCACGCGCAGATCCAGTCGTCACTGGCAGAGTTCGACGAGCTGCCGGAGATTCACCGGATCTACCGTGTCACCGGCGAGGACTGTTTCGTCCTCGACGTGCACGCCTCCTCACCCGAGCGCCTCGAGCAGATCATCGACGCGATCGGGCGGTTCGGTCCGGTCAGCACCGCCCTGGTGCTGCGCGAGTACCCGG